The following are from one region of the Silene latifolia isolate original U9 population chromosome 9, ASM4854445v1, whole genome shotgun sequence genome:
- the LOC141598656 gene encoding uncharacterized protein LOC141598656 isoform X1: MIFNFFFHPKTPNVTPSTSSPTIPLYYIPLLILPTKLTSPTKTTMSTTLNNDDDDPSSSRCTTLSTPTPPYLPPSLLSTRLKWDVFLSFRGVDTRYTMTESLCTALELSGLRVFIDGAGMEKGDIIKSSLDEAIADAALAVAIISPKYGDSSWCLDELCGIFECRKRVIPVFYRVKPSDIRWLERKFGKNFTSMVDKNKEYQKTEENKAEAEANVEKWRKALKDAAGISGYPCPKQSDDPEVIQRIVKQVVGELKNIPEYVAKFTVGLDSRVDQVLDNLDIHSNGVKFLGIHGTPGIGKTTLAKAAFNKLTVYFERRCFVANVREQLGKEGGILSVQNKLIKDLSIGRVMLSKQESLGKLAFKEIVHEKRVLVVLDDVSEANQLERLGIVRDWLGEGSRVIITSRDMEVLRHFYGNNDQLHEAKKLSQSESLKLFSLHALGRTEPTTEYLKISEDIVKQTDGLPLALEVFGSSLVKKTVSEWEDSLKKLKVFQTEKLQGVLKISYDALDTQDQTAFLDISCLLLQMNMERGDVVDMLEGCDLRGELAIGNLVTKSLVKISESNKLWMHDQIRDMGRQIVMDKNFDDPRKRSRLWHSHDIRNVLRLEKATRAIRGIVLDIKQPPNDVPIEIINWYAFRRYPSITTAFNYLFEKFKNLIRQEADENDNAILHTRSFEKMENLKLLEINYSQLRGNMKYMPSVLRCLQWRGCSLKTLSENIPEELRVLDVSGSNIQQLWSSGWPRWLIQQLCPSGLPFWFSNKVARNLVVLNLSNNPHLTALPDMSSNRHLEKLLLKQCVGLTKIHNSIGNMDSLVYVNLQGCSNLVDFPSDITGMKRLKELILSDCAKFRGLPSDVRSLKSLIQLLLDGTAIKDLPGYLFRLTQLEVLSLDRCYQMEQLPQWIGSLSSLKDLSLNQTMLKTLPDTIGSLSSLEKLSLVHCSSLETLPGSVESLKSLVELHLTGTSIKQLPPSICSLSYLKVLSAGQCSSLSLLPVTIGGLAFVTELQLDNTAITCLPDEICSLTCIRKLDLNNCKSLARLPKLIGKLSNLNILWMIGAAIKDLPKSIGKLENLTWLNLNKCSELRRLPNSIGTLRSLHILMMEDTAITFLPESFGTLESLMVLKMKKAVHAPTTVRSADAMDESSHDNLHGIPDVLPTTFCNLSRLEEFDARGCKISGQIRDDFVMLSKLKILNLGNNSFHSLPSTLEGLCLLKNLSLRHCENLRSLPRLPSTLELLECADCYALESIFDLSNLYCLQELQLANCDKLTDVPGLECLKSLRRLYMGSCTASASAVKRRLSRVTLRNLNNLSIPGSEIPGWFHREAVSFVAHPNLAIKNVIVAVVVSVDQHKLDDVYKKVPNIMGIQARILRQNMPIFSTTLNLAGVPMTAEDQLYLCRFKDYHPLVSLLKAGDIIQIFQKIEAANGVELKKWGIFLVFENDDDYVGNEDSLPIDLQSVTHRLACYFQSL; encoded by the exons atgatttttaatttttttttccaccCAAAAACACCCAACGTGACACCCTCTACTTCATCTCCAACAATACCATTATACTACATACCATTACTAATTCTCCCAACCAAATTGACCTCTCCAACCAAAACGACAATGTCAACAACACTAAACAACGACGATGATGACCCATCATCCTCGCGATGCACCACTTTAAGCACCCCAACACCACCATACCTACCACCGTCCTTATTATCAACCCGCCTAAAATGGGACGTATTCCTAAGCTTCCGCGGCGTTGACACGAGATACACGATGACAGAGTCACTCTGCACTGCGCTTGAACTCAGCGGTCTACGTGTATTCATCGATGGTGCAGGAATGGAGAAAGGTGACATCATTAAATCATCACTTGATGAAGCCATTGCTGACGCTGCTCTTGCTGTTGCTATTATTTCTCCTAAGTATGGTGATTCTTCTTGGTGTCTTGATGAGCTTTGTGGTATTTTCGAGTGTCGGAAGCGGGTTATTCCCGTGTTTTATCGGGTCAAACCGTCCGATATCCGGTGGCTGGAGAGGAAATTCGGAAAGAATTTTACTTCTATGGTTGACAAGAATAAAGAGTATCAAAAAACTGAAGAAAATAAGGCCGAGGCTGAGGCGAATGTCGAAAAGTGGAGGAAAGCTTTGAAGGATGCTGCTGGTATCTCTGGGTATCCTTGTCCGAAACAGAG TGATGATCCGGAGGTCATACAACGCATTGTGAAGCAGGTCGTGGGAGAGTTGAAGAACATTCCAGAATACGTGGCAAAATTCACAGTTGGGTTGGATTCTCGTGTGGATCAAGTGTTGGATAACTTGGATATTCACTCTAATGGTGTTAAGTTTCTTGGTATTCACGGAACTCCTGGTATAGGCAAGACAACCCTGGCTAAGGCTGCCTTCAACAAGCTGACAGTTTATTTCGAAAGACGCTGCTTCGTTGCCAATGTCAGAGAACAATTGGGTAAGGAAGGGGGCATTTTAAGTGTACAAAACAAACTTATAAAAGATCTTTCCATTGGGAGAGTAATGTTATCAAAGCAAGAAAGTCTTGGGAAATTAGCATTCAAGGAAATAGTTCATGAGAAACGAGTCTTGGTTGTGTTAGATGACGTGTCTGAGGCAAACCAACTCGAAAGGCTTGGCATTGTTCGAGACTGGCTTGGAGAAGGGAGCAGGGTAATTATTACTAGTAGAGACATGGAAGTATTACGccatttttatggtaataatgaTCAGCTGCACGAGGCAAAGAAGCTAAGTCAGTCCGAGTCACTCAAACTGTTTAGTCTTCATGCTTTGGGAAGAACAGAACCTACAACAGAATATCTGAAAATTTCTGAGGATATTGTTAAGCAAACAGATGGACTTCCTTTAGCTCTAGAAGTGTTTGGGTCATCCTTGGTTAAGAAAACAGTGAGTGAGTGGGAGGATTCTTTGAAAAAATTGAAGGTGTTTCAAACTGAAAAACTTCAGGGTGTACTCAAAATCAGCTATGATGCTCTTGATACCCAAGATCAGACTGCATTCCTAGACATATCATGTTTGTTGCTTCAAATGAATATGGAGAGAGGGGATGTGGTGGATATGTTGGAGGGGTGTGATTTAAGGGGCGAGTTAGCAATTGGAAACCTTGTTACAAAATCTTTAGTGAAGATATCAGAAAGCAATAAATTGTGGATGCATGATCAAATTAGGGATATGGGTAGGCAAATTGTTATGGATAAAAACTTCGATGATCCTAGAAAGCGAAGCAGACTTTGGCATTCTCATGATATAAGGAATGTTCTCCGGCTTGAAAAG GCTACAAGAGCGATTCGTGGCATTGTTCTTGATATCAAACAACCTCCAAATGATGTACCAATTGAAATAATAAACTGGTATGCATTTCGAAGATATCCCAGCATCACTACTGCCTTCAACTACCTGTTCGAAAAATTCAAGAATCTTATTAGGCAAGAAGCAGATGAAAATGACAATGCCATTCTTCACACAAGGTCATTTGAAAAGATGGAGAACCTGAAACTACTTGAAATTAATTATTCACAGCTACGAGGAAACATGAAATACATGCCATCTGTGCTGAGGTGCCTGCAGTGGCGAGGGTGTTCTCTGAAGACTCTTTCCGAAAATATACCTGAAGAACTTCGTGTGCTTGATGTTTCAGGAAGCAATATTCAACAACTTTGGTCCTCGGGCTGGCCTCGCTGGCTTATTCAGCAACTATGTCCCTCAGGTTTACCTTTCTGGTTTTCCAACAAG GTAGCTCGTAACTTGGTGGTGCTAAATCTCTCCAACAATCCACATCTAACTGCTCTACCTGACATGTCAAGCAATAGACACTTGGAAAAGCTACTACTTAAGCAATGTGTTGGACTGACTAAGATTCACAATTCGATAGGGAATATGGATTCCTTGGTTTACGTAAACTTACAAGGATGTTCAAATTTGGTTGATTTTCCTAGTGACATCACAGGAATGAAACGTCTTAAAGAGTTGATCTTGTCTGACTGCGCCAAATTTAGAGGACTACCATCTGACGTTCGAAGCTTGAAGTCCTTGATCCAACTACTTCTTGACGGCACAGCAATAAAAGATCTTCCTGGATATTTGTTCCGTCTCACACAGCTTGAAGTACTTAGTCTAGACCGTTGCTATCAGATGGAACAGCTGCCTCAATGGATAGGGAGTTTGAGTTCTCTAAAAGATCTCTCACTTAATCAGACAATGCTGAAAACGTTACCTGATACTATTGGATCATTGTCAAGCCTTGAGAAACTAAGTCTAGTGCATTGCTCGTCACTAGAAACTCTTCCGGGTTCAGTAGAAAGCCTGAAGTCCCTGGTTGAGTTGCACCTAACTGGAACTTCAATcaaacaacttcctccatctattTGTTCACTATCCTATCTGAAGGTCTTATCAGCCGGACAATGCAGTTCTTTGTCCCTACTGCCTGTTACAATAGGAGGACTAGCTTTTGTCACTGAGCTCCAGCTAGACAACACAGCAATTACATGTCTCCCCGATGAAATTTGTTCCTTGACATGTATTCGGAAGCTTGATCTGAATAATTGCAAATCACTTGCAAGATTGCCTAAATTGATTGGTAAATTGTCGAATCTTAACATTCTTTGGATGATAGGTGCTGCCATTAAAGACTTGCCAAAGTCCATAGGGAAATTGGAGAATCTTACCTGGTTAAACTTGAATAAGTGTAGTGAGCTACGCCGACTACCTAACTCCATAGGAACATTGAGATCCTTGCACATACTTATGATGGAGGATACTGCTATCACCTTCTTACCTGAAAGTTTTGGGACGCTTGAAAGCTTAATGGTATTAAAAATGAAGAAGGCAGTCCATGCTCCAACAACAGTTAGGTCTGCTGATGCAATGGATGAGTCCTCTCACGACAACTTACATGGGATCCCCGATGTACTTCCTACTACTTTCTGCAATCTCTCTCGTTTGGAAGAATTTGATGCCCGGGGATGCAAAATTTCAG GTCAAATACGTGATGATTTCGTCATGTTGtctaagctaaagattttgaacCTTGGGAACAACAGTTTTCATAGCCTTCCTTCCACTTTGGAGGGACTTTGTTTATTAAAGAATCTCTCACTTCGTCACTGTGAAAACCTGAGGTCTCTACCTAGGTTACCTTCTACGTTGGAATTGCTAGAATGTGCAGACTGCTACGCACTTGAAAGTATATTTGACCTGTCAAATCTTTATTGCTTACAAGAACTGCAACTTGCAAACTGCGACAAACTTACCGATGTTCCAGGCCTTGAATGCTTGAAGTCTTTGAGAAGGTTGTACATGGGCAGCTGTACTGCAAGTGCTTCTGCTGTCAAAAGAAGACTAAGCAGG GTTACTCTGAGGAACTTGAACAATCTGAGTATTCCCGGCAGTGAAATCCCTGGTTGGTTTCATCGGGAGGCAGTCAGTTTTGTAGCTCATCCAAATCTTGCCATAAAAAACGTCATAGTCGCTGTGGTGGTTTCTGTGGACCAGCATAAATTAGATGATGTATATAAAAAAGTGCCTAACATTATGGGTATTCAAGCTCGGATTCTCAGACAGAATATGCCTATCTTCAGTACTACATTGAATTTAGCAGGAGTTCCAATGACAGCAGAAGATCAGCTCTACCTGTGTAGATTTAAAGATTATCATCCCTTGGTATCATTGTTAAAAGCAGGTGACATTATACAGATTTTTCAGAAAATTGAAGCTGCTAATGGTGTGGAGCTGAAAAAGTGGGGTATATTTCTTGTGTTTgaaaatgatgatgattatgtaGGGAATGAAGATTCACTCCCAATAGATCTACAGTCTGTAACCCATAGACTTGCTTGTTATTTTCAATCCTTGTGA
- the LOC141598656 gene encoding uncharacterized protein LOC141598656 isoform X2, with amino-acid sequence MEKGDIIKSSLDEAIADAALAVAIISPKYGDSSWCLDELCGIFECRKRVIPVFYRVKPSDIRWLERKFGKNFTSMVDKNKEYQKTEENKAEAEANVEKWRKALKDAAGISGYPCPKQSDDPEVIQRIVKQVVGELKNIPEYVAKFTVGLDSRVDQVLDNLDIHSNGVKFLGIHGTPGIGKTTLAKAAFNKLTVYFERRCFVANVREQLGKEGGILSVQNKLIKDLSIGRVMLSKQESLGKLAFKEIVHEKRVLVVLDDVSEANQLERLGIVRDWLGEGSRVIITSRDMEVLRHFYGNNDQLHEAKKLSQSESLKLFSLHALGRTEPTTEYLKISEDIVKQTDGLPLALEVFGSSLVKKTVSEWEDSLKKLKVFQTEKLQGVLKISYDALDTQDQTAFLDISCLLLQMNMERGDVVDMLEGCDLRGELAIGNLVTKSLVKISESNKLWMHDQIRDMGRQIVMDKNFDDPRKRSRLWHSHDIRNVLRLEKATRAIRGIVLDIKQPPNDVPIEIINWYAFRRYPSITTAFNYLFEKFKNLIRQEADENDNAILHTRSFEKMENLKLLEINYSQLRGNMKYMPSVLRCLQWRGCSLKTLSENIPEELRVLDVSGSNIQQLWSSGWPRWLIQQLCPSGLPFWFSNKVARNLVVLNLSNNPHLTALPDMSSNRHLEKLLLKQCVGLTKIHNSIGNMDSLVYVNLQGCSNLVDFPSDITGMKRLKELILSDCAKFRGLPSDVRSLKSLIQLLLDGTAIKDLPGYLFRLTQLEVLSLDRCYQMEQLPQWIGSLSSLKDLSLNQTMLKTLPDTIGSLSSLEKLSLVHCSSLETLPGSVESLKSLVELHLTGTSIKQLPPSICSLSYLKVLSAGQCSSLSLLPVTIGGLAFVTELQLDNTAITCLPDEICSLTCIRKLDLNNCKSLARLPKLIGKLSNLNILWMIGAAIKDLPKSIGKLENLTWLNLNKCSELRRLPNSIGTLRSLHILMMEDTAITFLPESFGTLESLMVLKMKKAVHAPTTVRSADAMDESSHDNLHGIPDVLPTTFCNLSRLEEFDARGCKISGQIRDDFVMLSKLKILNLGNNSFHSLPSTLEGLCLLKNLSLRHCENLRSLPRLPSTLELLECADCYALESIFDLSNLYCLQELQLANCDKLTDVPGLECLKSLRRLYMGSCTASASAVKRRLSRVTLRNLNNLSIPGSEIPGWFHREAVSFVAHPNLAIKNVIVAVVVSVDQHKLDDVYKKVPNIMGIQARILRQNMPIFSTTLNLAGVPMTAEDQLYLCRFKDYHPLVSLLKAGDIIQIFQKIEAANGVELKKWGIFLVFENDDDYVGNEDSLPIDLQSVTHRLACYFQSL; translated from the exons ATGGAGAAAGGTGACATCATTAAATCATCACTTGATGAAGCCATTGCTGACGCTGCTCTTGCTGTTGCTATTATTTCTCCTAAGTATGGTGATTCTTCTTGGTGTCTTGATGAGCTTTGTGGTATTTTCGAGTGTCGGAAGCGGGTTATTCCCGTGTTTTATCGGGTCAAACCGTCCGATATCCGGTGGCTGGAGAGGAAATTCGGAAAGAATTTTACTTCTATGGTTGACAAGAATAAAGAGTATCAAAAAACTGAAGAAAATAAGGCCGAGGCTGAGGCGAATGTCGAAAAGTGGAGGAAAGCTTTGAAGGATGCTGCTGGTATCTCTGGGTATCCTTGTCCGAAACAGAG TGATGATCCGGAGGTCATACAACGCATTGTGAAGCAGGTCGTGGGAGAGTTGAAGAACATTCCAGAATACGTGGCAAAATTCACAGTTGGGTTGGATTCTCGTGTGGATCAAGTGTTGGATAACTTGGATATTCACTCTAATGGTGTTAAGTTTCTTGGTATTCACGGAACTCCTGGTATAGGCAAGACAACCCTGGCTAAGGCTGCCTTCAACAAGCTGACAGTTTATTTCGAAAGACGCTGCTTCGTTGCCAATGTCAGAGAACAATTGGGTAAGGAAGGGGGCATTTTAAGTGTACAAAACAAACTTATAAAAGATCTTTCCATTGGGAGAGTAATGTTATCAAAGCAAGAAAGTCTTGGGAAATTAGCATTCAAGGAAATAGTTCATGAGAAACGAGTCTTGGTTGTGTTAGATGACGTGTCTGAGGCAAACCAACTCGAAAGGCTTGGCATTGTTCGAGACTGGCTTGGAGAAGGGAGCAGGGTAATTATTACTAGTAGAGACATGGAAGTATTACGccatttttatggtaataatgaTCAGCTGCACGAGGCAAAGAAGCTAAGTCAGTCCGAGTCACTCAAACTGTTTAGTCTTCATGCTTTGGGAAGAACAGAACCTACAACAGAATATCTGAAAATTTCTGAGGATATTGTTAAGCAAACAGATGGACTTCCTTTAGCTCTAGAAGTGTTTGGGTCATCCTTGGTTAAGAAAACAGTGAGTGAGTGGGAGGATTCTTTGAAAAAATTGAAGGTGTTTCAAACTGAAAAACTTCAGGGTGTACTCAAAATCAGCTATGATGCTCTTGATACCCAAGATCAGACTGCATTCCTAGACATATCATGTTTGTTGCTTCAAATGAATATGGAGAGAGGGGATGTGGTGGATATGTTGGAGGGGTGTGATTTAAGGGGCGAGTTAGCAATTGGAAACCTTGTTACAAAATCTTTAGTGAAGATATCAGAAAGCAATAAATTGTGGATGCATGATCAAATTAGGGATATGGGTAGGCAAATTGTTATGGATAAAAACTTCGATGATCCTAGAAAGCGAAGCAGACTTTGGCATTCTCATGATATAAGGAATGTTCTCCGGCTTGAAAAG GCTACAAGAGCGATTCGTGGCATTGTTCTTGATATCAAACAACCTCCAAATGATGTACCAATTGAAATAATAAACTGGTATGCATTTCGAAGATATCCCAGCATCACTACTGCCTTCAACTACCTGTTCGAAAAATTCAAGAATCTTATTAGGCAAGAAGCAGATGAAAATGACAATGCCATTCTTCACACAAGGTCATTTGAAAAGATGGAGAACCTGAAACTACTTGAAATTAATTATTCACAGCTACGAGGAAACATGAAATACATGCCATCTGTGCTGAGGTGCCTGCAGTGGCGAGGGTGTTCTCTGAAGACTCTTTCCGAAAATATACCTGAAGAACTTCGTGTGCTTGATGTTTCAGGAAGCAATATTCAACAACTTTGGTCCTCGGGCTGGCCTCGCTGGCTTATTCAGCAACTATGTCCCTCAGGTTTACCTTTCTGGTTTTCCAACAAG GTAGCTCGTAACTTGGTGGTGCTAAATCTCTCCAACAATCCACATCTAACTGCTCTACCTGACATGTCAAGCAATAGACACTTGGAAAAGCTACTACTTAAGCAATGTGTTGGACTGACTAAGATTCACAATTCGATAGGGAATATGGATTCCTTGGTTTACGTAAACTTACAAGGATGTTCAAATTTGGTTGATTTTCCTAGTGACATCACAGGAATGAAACGTCTTAAAGAGTTGATCTTGTCTGACTGCGCCAAATTTAGAGGACTACCATCTGACGTTCGAAGCTTGAAGTCCTTGATCCAACTACTTCTTGACGGCACAGCAATAAAAGATCTTCCTGGATATTTGTTCCGTCTCACACAGCTTGAAGTACTTAGTCTAGACCGTTGCTATCAGATGGAACAGCTGCCTCAATGGATAGGGAGTTTGAGTTCTCTAAAAGATCTCTCACTTAATCAGACAATGCTGAAAACGTTACCTGATACTATTGGATCATTGTCAAGCCTTGAGAAACTAAGTCTAGTGCATTGCTCGTCACTAGAAACTCTTCCGGGTTCAGTAGAAAGCCTGAAGTCCCTGGTTGAGTTGCACCTAACTGGAACTTCAATcaaacaacttcctccatctattTGTTCACTATCCTATCTGAAGGTCTTATCAGCCGGACAATGCAGTTCTTTGTCCCTACTGCCTGTTACAATAGGAGGACTAGCTTTTGTCACTGAGCTCCAGCTAGACAACACAGCAATTACATGTCTCCCCGATGAAATTTGTTCCTTGACATGTATTCGGAAGCTTGATCTGAATAATTGCAAATCACTTGCAAGATTGCCTAAATTGATTGGTAAATTGTCGAATCTTAACATTCTTTGGATGATAGGTGCTGCCATTAAAGACTTGCCAAAGTCCATAGGGAAATTGGAGAATCTTACCTGGTTAAACTTGAATAAGTGTAGTGAGCTACGCCGACTACCTAACTCCATAGGAACATTGAGATCCTTGCACATACTTATGATGGAGGATACTGCTATCACCTTCTTACCTGAAAGTTTTGGGACGCTTGAAAGCTTAATGGTATTAAAAATGAAGAAGGCAGTCCATGCTCCAACAACAGTTAGGTCTGCTGATGCAATGGATGAGTCCTCTCACGACAACTTACATGGGATCCCCGATGTACTTCCTACTACTTTCTGCAATCTCTCTCGTTTGGAAGAATTTGATGCCCGGGGATGCAAAATTTCAG GTCAAATACGTGATGATTTCGTCATGTTGtctaagctaaagattttgaacCTTGGGAACAACAGTTTTCATAGCCTTCCTTCCACTTTGGAGGGACTTTGTTTATTAAAGAATCTCTCACTTCGTCACTGTGAAAACCTGAGGTCTCTACCTAGGTTACCTTCTACGTTGGAATTGCTAGAATGTGCAGACTGCTACGCACTTGAAAGTATATTTGACCTGTCAAATCTTTATTGCTTACAAGAACTGCAACTTGCAAACTGCGACAAACTTACCGATGTTCCAGGCCTTGAATGCTTGAAGTCTTTGAGAAGGTTGTACATGGGCAGCTGTACTGCAAGTGCTTCTGCTGTCAAAAGAAGACTAAGCAGG GTTACTCTGAGGAACTTGAACAATCTGAGTATTCCCGGCAGTGAAATCCCTGGTTGGTTTCATCGGGAGGCAGTCAGTTTTGTAGCTCATCCAAATCTTGCCATAAAAAACGTCATAGTCGCTGTGGTGGTTTCTGTGGACCAGCATAAATTAGATGATGTATATAAAAAAGTGCCTAACATTATGGGTATTCAAGCTCGGATTCTCAGACAGAATATGCCTATCTTCAGTACTACATTGAATTTAGCAGGAGTTCCAATGACAGCAGAAGATCAGCTCTACCTGTGTAGATTTAAAGATTATCATCCCTTGGTATCATTGTTAAAAGCAGGTGACATTATACAGATTTTTCAGAAAATTGAAGCTGCTAATGGTGTGGAGCTGAAAAAGTGGGGTATATTTCTTGTGTTTgaaaatgatgatgattatgtaGGGAATGAAGATTCACTCCCAATAGATCTACAGTCTGTAACCCATAGACTTGCTTGTTATTTTCAATCCTTGTGA